TTGCAATTGCATTTATATGCTGAGGAGTAGTTCCACAACAACCTCCAACAATATTTAAAAGTCCTTTTTTTGCAAAAGTTGTTATAGTTTTTGCCATTTCTGCAGCACTCTCGTCATATTCGCCAAACTGATTTGGTAATCCTGCATTTGGGTAAACACTAACATAACATGATGCTTTCTGAGAAAGCTCTTCTAAATAAGGTTCTATCTGTTTTGCACCAAAAGCACAATTTAGTCCGATAGAAAACAAGTTTGCGTGAGACATAGAAATAATAAATGCCTCAAGTGTTTGACCTGAAAGTGTTCGCCCTGCATTATCTGTAATAGTTACAGAAATCATAATCGGCAAACGAATATTTTTTTCTCTGAAAACTTCTTCGGTTGCATAAAGCGCAGCTTTAGCATTAAGAGTATCAAAAATTGTTTCAATAAGAATTAAATCTACACCACCATCAATCAATCCGTTAATTTGTTCTGAATATGCTATAACTAATTCATCATATGTAACATTTCTGGCAGCAGGATTATTTACATCAGGTGAAAGTGAAGCTGTTTTATTTGTCGGTCCTATTGAACCTGCAACAAATCTGGGTTTATCTGGTAAATTATATTTTGCTGTTGCGTTTTTTGCAATTTTTGCGGCTTCAAAATTTATTTCATAAGCCAGACTTTCCATTTTATAGTCTGAAAGAGAAACTCTTTGAGCATTAAAAGTATTTGTTTCAATAATATCAGCTCCTGCTTCAAGGTATTTTTCATGAATTTCCTGAATAACTGCTGGTTTAGTTAATACCAACAAATCATTATTCCCCTTTAAAGAAGATGAATGATTTTGAAATCTTTGTCCGCGATAATCTTCTTCTGTCAGCTTATAGCGCTGAATCATAGTACCCATAGCTCCATCAAGCACGAGTATTCGTTCTTTAATAATTTCTTGCACGTGTTTTTTCATTTTTTTACCGTTTAAATTATTATTCCCTTAGGGCAGGTTTTGGCACCTTTTCCATTGCTGGACGGTTGCCAGAGGTTCACAGAGCCTGTTCTCTTGCCTCATTCTTTATAATTCAAACATCCTTTATGGTGAGAGGAAATTTGACAGTGCAAAAATAATAGAAATAGAAATAAATGCCAAATATCAACTTTTTGCAATACCAGGTTTCCTTTACAAATTACTTCACATTGATTATCTTAAACTTATAACGTCATGAAAATTGAATATTAGCTTTTAGTAATAATGTATTTACAAATTATCATTCTATTTTCTATCTTTGCGCTCTTACAACAGTTACAATTTATATGTATCTAGAGGATTTTGAGGAAATAAGACCGTTTCATGACAGTGAAATAAATGCTGTATTGAACGGCTTGATTACAAATCCATTTTTTACTCAGGTATTAGATTTATATTTTCCAAAAAGCAGTCATCAGGACATTTTCAAATTACTTAGCAACACACATACTTCAAACGATTTTCAGACTTCATTCATGCTCAAAGTAATTAAAGTAATTTTAGATATTACCTCAAACGGCTTATCATGTAGTGGAATCGAAAATCTTTCTCCAACAACATCTTACCTATTTATTTCTAATCATAGAGATATTATTCTTGATTCTGCTATTTTGCAAAAAATTCTTTTCGAACATAATTTTCCAACTACTGAAATTGCATTTGGAAGCAACCTGATGGACGTTCCATTAATATCAGAACTTGGCAGAGCTAACAAAATGTTCATTGTTAAACGTGGTGGAAATCCAAGAGATATATTAAAGAATTCTTCTGTACTTTCATCTTACATCAGATATGTGCTTTTACAGAAAAAAGTCTCAGTTTGGATTGCACAAAGAAACGGACGTACAAAAGACGGCAATGACAAAACTGAAATTGCTTTGCTTAAAATGTTGAATTTAAGTGGAGAAAAATCAGTTCAGGAAAATGTAAAAGAACTAAATGTTGTTCCTATTTCAATGTCATATGAATATGAAACATGTGATGCCGAAAAAGTAAAAGAACTTTATTATTCTTCACAAAACGAAAAATATGAAAAGAAACCAGGTGAAGATACTGTTAGTGTAATTAAAGGAATTAAACAAAGCAAAGGAAGAATTCACTTAGCTTTTGGTAAACCATTATCCTCAGAAGCCATTGATAGTTTTTCGAATGAGTCAAATGCTGAATTTTTTAAAGATATGGGACAATATATCGATAAAGAAGTAGCAGCAAATTTTAAATTATGGCCCAATAACTATATTGCTTACGACTTATTAGAAGGCACACAATTATTCAAAGATAAATATACCGAATCAGAAAAAAGTACATTTTTGACTTATCAGGACAGAAACTTAAAATGTATTGAAGGTAACGCTAACGACATAAGCAACTTATTTTTAAAACTTTACGCCAACCCTGTTAAAAACAGTTTTTAAGCTGAGTTTTTCTCTTCATTAATTCTTATTTTTGCAATAGTTAAAATATTTTAATGTATTTCTGCACAATTATATATTTTCTTTTGTTTAATTTCAATAATTATGAAATTAAAAATAATAATCCGACAAATTATAAATCCGATTACTATTCTGCCTTTTCATCTATTGATACTGTTAAAATAAATAAACAAATTAGCCAGATTTCGGCTTCACAAATTGCAGAGAAAAAAGCATATATTGGTGCATTGTTAATGAGAAAAGCCGGACTTGTTAGTGCAATAAGTAATAAATTAAGTTTATTTTTGGAAGGCAGAAAACTTTTAGAAGCAGCCATATCCAAAGAAAAACAAAATGCCGAATACCGTTTCCTAAGATTAGCCATTCAGGAAAATTGTCCTGCAATATTACAATATAACAGCAAAATTGATGAAGACGTAGTTATTATCAGACAATCTTATAGTAATTTTACAAATGAACTAAAATTAGCTGTAACAGATTACAGTAAAACATCCAAAGCATTAAAAGTAAGCGACCTGTAAATAATAATGTGTAAAAATATTTTAATAGTATATTATTCTCAGTCTGGTCAATTAAAAAAGATTGTCGATAATTTTTCATTG
This genomic interval from Bacteroidia bacterium contains the following:
- a CDS encoding 1-acyl-sn-glycerol-3-phosphate acyltransferase, which produces MYLEDFEEIRPFHDSEINAVLNGLITNPFFTQVLDLYFPKSSHQDIFKLLSNTHTSNDFQTSFMLKVIKVILDITSNGLSCSGIENLSPTTSYLFISNHRDIILDSAILQKILFEHNFPTTEIAFGSNLMDVPLISELGRANKMFIVKRGGNPRDILKNSSVLSSYIRYVLLQKKVSVWIAQRNGRTKDGNDKTEIALLKMLNLSGEKSVQENVKELNVVPISMSYEYETCDAEKVKELYYSSQNEKYEKKPGEDTVSVIKGIKQSKGRIHLAFGKPLSSEAIDSFSNESNAEFFKDMGQYIDKEVAANFKLWPNNYIAYDLLEGTQLFKDKYTESEKSTFLTYQDRNLKCIEGNANDISNLFLKLYANPVKNSF